The following are from one region of the Anabrus simplex isolate iqAnaSimp1 chromosome 8, ASM4041472v1, whole genome shotgun sequence genome:
- the LOC136878696 gene encoding uncharacterized protein — MKACLAFVLLVVGVAMAQSDGPNPTHQPGSKEGSFFTNEAIRQAQNTYLIPKDATIQKVQEGVELAAYESIPGDQPINLFEILGDHVPPEVVNNLQQQVDRVGKE; from the coding sequence ATGAAGGCGTGTCTAGCATTCGTACTGCTGGTCGTGGGAGTCGCGATGGCTCAGTCTGATGGTCCAAACCCTACACACCAGCCGGGATCCAAAGAAGGGAGCTTCTTCACCAATGAGGCTATCCGACAGGCGCAGAACACTTACTTGATCCCTAAGGATGCCACCATCCAAAAGGTGCAGGAGGGTGTTGAACTGGCGGCCTACGAATCCATTCCCGGAGACCAGCCCATCAATCTGTTCGAGATCCTGGGAGACCACGTCCCTCCTGAGGTGGTTAACAATCTGCAGCAACAAGTTGATAGAGTAGGCAAGGAGTAA